The proteins below come from a single Micromonospora citrea genomic window:
- a CDS encoding DUF1737 domain-containing protein, with protein sequence MGDQESGTPARLRYRLLTGPDDADFCRRVSDLLADGYRLHGSPAATFDGQRVIVAQALVLDDGNPVVEPV encoded by the coding sequence ATGGGTGATCAGGAGAGCGGGACGCCGGCCCGGCTGCGGTACCGGCTGCTGACCGGGCCGGACGACGCCGACTTCTGCCGGCGGGTCAGCGACCTGCTGGCCGACGGCTACCGGTTGCACGGCTCGCCGGCGGCCACCTTCGACGGGCAGCGGGTGATCGTGGCGCAGGCGCTCGTCCTCGACGACGGCAACCCCGTCGTCGAGCCGGTCTGA
- a CDS encoding HNH endonuclease family protein has product MRTRSGPRVAVTAALAAALALGAAGCVPVDEPDAPPSDSGGNAAQKLAQLAVANAGSMKGYSRERFPHWRDTGKNCDVRDSVLKRDGEDIRLSGCNVVAGRWESVYDDRALTDPSDVDIDHMVPLANAWRSGADEWDDAKRGDFANDMDRPQLIAVSKSSNRAKGDQDPSQWKPANRSFWCQYAENWVTVKHHWRLTVTNAEKAALTDMLEGCTWASKP; this is encoded by the coding sequence GTGCGTACCAGATCAGGACCGCGTGTCGCGGTGACGGCCGCGCTGGCCGCGGCGCTGGCGCTCGGCGCGGCCGGCTGCGTCCCCGTCGACGAGCCCGACGCCCCGCCCAGCGACAGCGGGGGCAACGCCGCGCAGAAGCTGGCCCAGCTCGCCGTCGCCAACGCGGGGTCGATGAAGGGCTACAGCCGGGAGCGTTTCCCGCACTGGCGGGACACCGGCAAGAACTGCGACGTGCGGGACAGCGTGCTCAAGCGCGACGGGGAGGACATCCGCCTCTCCGGCTGCAACGTGGTCGCCGGCCGGTGGGAGAGCGTGTACGACGACCGCGCCCTGACCGACCCGTCCGACGTGGACATCGACCACATGGTGCCGCTGGCGAACGCGTGGCGCTCGGGCGCCGACGAGTGGGACGACGCCAAGCGGGGCGACTTCGCCAACGACATGGACCGGCCGCAGCTCATCGCGGTTTCCAAGTCCTCCAACCGGGCAAAGGGTGATCAGGACCCGTCCCAGTGGAAGCCGGCGAACCGGTCGTTCTGGTGCCAGTACGCCGAGAACTGGGTGACGGTCAAGCACCACTGGCGGCTCACGGTGACCAACGCCGAGAAGGCCGCCCTGACCGACATGTTGGAGGGCTGCACATGGGCGAGCAAGC
- a CDS encoding MFS transporter produces the protein MTRSAPALRLGTVHGRGTLLAAVLASGMVFLDSTVVNVALPRLGAELDATVAGLQWTVNGYLLMLAAFVLLGGALGDRFGRRRVFLLGVVWFTVASLLCGLAQSTEWLIAARFLQGAGGALLTPGSLSVLQASFHPDDRGRAIGVWSGLSGVSTAVGPFVGGWLIDALSWRWIFFLNLPLAVLVVLAALRWVPESRDEAESRTRGPGRRRRFDVAGALLGALALAGVTYALIDAPARGFDSAPVLVAALVGVAGAVAFVLVERRRGDAAMLPTGLFGSRLFSVLNVFTVLVYAALGGFTFFLAVYLQNVVGWSALLTGLAMLPTTVLLLVGSARAGALSARIGPRLPLTVGPVVAAAGLVLLRGIDPDASYWRDVLPGVGLFGAGLTLVVAPLTASVLAAVDDRYAGVASGFNNAASRAGGLLAVAALPLLVGLSGTGYAQPGELTGAYRGAMLWCAGLLLAGAALAALLIHRPARTAPGGQPCPSLPASTPPDRR, from the coding sequence ATGACCCGATCCGCGCCGGCACTCCGCCTGGGCACCGTCCACGGCCGGGGCACCCTCCTCGCGGCCGTCCTCGCCTCCGGCATGGTCTTCCTGGACAGCACCGTCGTCAACGTGGCGCTGCCCCGGCTCGGCGCGGAACTCGACGCCACCGTGGCCGGTCTCCAGTGGACGGTGAACGGCTACCTGCTGATGCTGGCCGCCTTCGTGCTGCTCGGAGGCGCCCTCGGCGACCGCTTCGGACGGCGGCGGGTCTTCCTGCTCGGCGTGGTCTGGTTCACCGTCGCCTCGCTGCTCTGCGGCCTGGCCCAGAGCACGGAGTGGCTGATCGCGGCCCGCTTCCTCCAGGGCGCCGGCGGCGCGCTGCTGACGCCGGGCTCGCTGTCGGTGCTCCAGGCCAGCTTCCACCCCGACGACCGGGGGCGGGCGATCGGCGTGTGGTCGGGGCTCTCCGGGGTCTCCACCGCGGTCGGCCCGTTCGTCGGCGGCTGGCTGATCGACGCGCTCTCCTGGCGGTGGATCTTCTTCCTCAACCTGCCGCTCGCCGTGCTGGTGGTGCTGGCCGCGCTGCGCTGGGTGCCGGAGAGCCGGGACGAGGCCGAGTCCCGCACCCGGGGGCCGGGGCGTCGCCGCCGGTTCGACGTGGCCGGCGCGCTGCTCGGCGCGCTCGCCCTGGCCGGCGTCACGTACGCCCTGATCGACGCGCCGGCGCGCGGCTTCGACTCGGCGCCGGTGCTGGTCGCGGCCCTGGTCGGGGTGGCCGGCGCGGTGGCCTTCGTGCTCGTCGAGCGGCGCCGCGGCGACGCCGCGATGCTGCCCACCGGGCTGTTCGGCAGCCGGCTCTTCTCCGTGCTGAACGTCTTCACCGTGCTGGTCTACGCGGCGCTCGGCGGGTTCACCTTCTTCCTCGCCGTCTACCTGCAGAACGTGGTCGGCTGGTCGGCGCTGCTCACCGGGCTCGCGATGTTGCCGACGACAGTGCTGCTGCTGGTCGGCTCGGCGCGGGCCGGCGCGTTGTCGGCGCGCATCGGCCCCCGGCTGCCGCTGACCGTCGGGCCGGTGGTCGCCGCCGCCGGGCTGGTGCTGCTGCGCGGCATCGACCCCGACGCGTCGTACTGGCGGGACGTGCTGCCCGGGGTGGGGCTCTTCGGGGCCGGCCTGACGCTGGTGGTGGCGCCGCTGACCGCATCCGTGCTGGCGGCGGTCGACGACCGGTACGCCGGCGTGGCGAGCGGCTTCAACAACGCCGCGTCGCGGGCCGGCGGCCTGCTCGCGGTGGCCGCGCTGCCGCTGCTGGTGGGGCTCTCCGGCACCGGCTACGCGCAGCCGGGCGAGCTGACCGGCGCGTACCGGGGCGCGATGCTCTGGTGCGCCGGCCTGCTGCTGGCCGGCGCGGCGCTGGCCGCCCTGCTGATCCACCGCCCGGCGCGGACGGCGCCCGGCGGCCAGCCCTGCCCCTCCCTGCCCGCCTCGACCCCGCCCGACCGGCGGTGA